The nucleotide sequence CCCCCTCCCTCAAAcaaaaagtatgataacctcagtttcagcattttagcttctaatgatagttctggtttaacttcttctgacacctaattatttgtctttttcacggtccatcgTACCCGAAAAgctctactccaacaccacatttcaaatgagttgatttttcttttcactgtccaactttcacatccatatacagagatcgggaataccacagtctgaaagattttgactttggtgttcagtgatgcatctttgcatttgaggaccttttctagttctctcacagctgccctccccagtcttagccttcttctgatttcttgactgttgtctccatcttggttaaggactgtgccaaggtattgataattcttgacaagttcaatgcccacattgttaactgtaaagttacataaatcttctgttgtcattactttagtcttcttgacgttgagctgtagtcctggttttgcactttcctctttaactttcaacagcattcatttcaaatcattactggtttctgctagtagtatggtattgtctgcatatcttaaattattggtatttctccctccaattttcacaccttcatattggtccaatcctgatttctgcatatagattaaacaaatagggtgataaaatacacccctgtctcacaccctttccgatggggaactaattggattctccatattctgttcttacagtagcctcttgtccagagtacaggttgtgcatcaggacaatcagatgctgtggcacccccatttcttttaaagcatttcatagtttttcataatctacagagtgaaaggctttgctgtaatctataaagcacagggtgattttcttctgaaattccttgctccgttccattatccaacgtatgtttgcgatatgatctctggtgcctcttccctttctaaatccagcttggacgtctggcatttctcactccatatatggtaagagactttgttgtagaatcttgagcattactttacttgcatgggatattaaggtaatcgTTCAATAAtcgctgcattccctgggatcccctttctttggaattgggatgtacattgaacacttccagtctgtgggccattgttttcttttccatatttgttgacaaatttttctcaaactttgggctgattcagtctcagtagcttgtagcaattctgttggtgtgccatctgttcctggtgatctgtttcttagaattattttaagagcagctttcacctcacattctaaaatttctggttcttcatcatatggttactctgtgaatgaatctgtcatccttgcatctcttttatagagttcttcagtgtattgcttccatcttccttttatttcatctcagtcagtcagtgtattccccttttgattattcaacatccctactcttggtctaaatttctgcataaaatctctttaTTTCCTCTTGTTCTGTGTTTTCCATTGGAGCATAGccttagatgatggttatgttgattggttccccattaaatctcattgatatcacccaCTTAGGCTTGGCATTATAACTCCTAATATCTTTTGTTACGTCACTTCTCACtgttagagcaaccccatttcttcttaatttctcatttcctgcataaaatattttgtagttgcctgaaaatGGCCCATTCCCATactttttaattcactcacgccaactaTTGTAATAttcatacgttccatttcttccttgacaatttctaatttttcctggttcatgcttctcacattccatgttcctattgtgtgcgttgtacaactccgcaCCCTCGTTTCCCATCTGTATACATCAGCAACTGGGCTTCCTTttgactttgacccagctgcgtcaatagacacagcgctactcgtacttatcctttgttcttccccagtagccatCCGtactgggggtctcatcttccagcactgtctcatgTTGCAGGGGTTAACAttttgggaagaagggaggaagggaggggatgcAAGCTGCCTTCTGGGCAGTGGAAAGGGCCATGTACCTGTaagacaggatccatcctaggtttataaattccagctgtgcataagtaGTGGGCTGTCCAgcttaaatggaggaacaagagagcagaTTTTCACTAgaattctctgtgtgtgtgtctcttttcacaacctgCTAAACTAACTCCGTACAAGGCCTCAAGCTTTGACAGGTaaactctgatatcaacagaactcccagaaatatgttttcaaagtacaaatcataatatattcacaggatttctccacagcattttatctcctttccttttcattccatcaggatacatctggggagtcaaggctgagggagaaccatccgaagtatcactggaaaaagatGAGGAGTAGATGCAGGAGCAGAAattgaggagtcaagatggagcaaagagacaggaggagagacagactcacacaggggacaaacatAAATGccaggagtgtggaaagagtttctggTGGAGTAGTGCCCTTACGgttcatcaaagaagtcacacaggagacaaaccttatcaatgcttggagtgtggaaagagcttcagtcggagtagcacccttatcttgcatcacaaaactcatacaggggacaaaccttatacatgcgtcaagtgtggaaagagctttagtcagagtggcaaccttactttgcatcaaagatgtcacacagggaacaaaccttatcaatgtttggagtgtggaaagagcttcagccggAGTAGTGCCTTTACTTCGCATCAAacaactcacacaggggacaaaccttatcaatgcttcgaatgtggaaagagcttcagtcggagtagcaacctttcttcgcatcaaagaactcatacaggggacaaaccttatacatgttgcgagtgtggaaagaccttcagtgggAGTAGCAACCTTAGTAAACATGAAAGAACTCactcaggagacaaaccttatcaatgcttggagtgtggaaagagcttcagtcggagtagccaccttactttgcatcacagaactcacacgaGACAAACGTTACAAATGCTTGCAGtggggaaagagcttcagtgacagtagccaACTTAGTTCGCATCTCAAAAGTCATAtaagagacaaaccttataaatgcttcagcTATGGAAAAAGGTTCAGTTGGAGTAGCCCGCTTACTTCgcatgttaggctgactggtttgtagttccccggttcctccttcttgccgtttttgaagatagggacaacattagctcttctccagtcatccggcacttcaccggtcctccatgatttcgcaaagataatagagagcggtacTGAGAGTTCTtctgccagttccttcaatactctaggatgcagtttatcgggccctgctgatttgaacttgttcaaagtgattaggtattccttgaccatttcctgacccttctacttcatgtttcccgggaggctcataggcccttttttgggagaagactgagacaaagtaggaattgagtacttctgccttttctttgtcatcattttgccatcctcattgagtagctgtaccaccttttcttttctctgtcttttactatggacgtacctggagaaagcttttttgttgcttttagcatccctcgctagcctcagctcattctcagctttacccttcctgacaccatcctggcaattctGTGATAGCTGCCTGTACTCtgcggcctggccttctttccacttcctgtctgtgtcctcttttgtttccaggtaatctctaagcttttggtgaagccacattggcttcttctgctgtttcccccatttttccttgttggaattcctTGCCATTGTCCTTTTAGAATTTccgttttagaaactcccacccatcttggactccttttctcattagggtggcttgccatggcaCGGTAGtgacaattgttctgagtttattaaaatcagctttcctgaagtccagggtgcacatatggatactctcagcttttgcttctgttaaaatcaagaattcaagtatggtgtggtcactttcctccagagttcccgtaactgccacttcatccaccaaatcatctctattggttagaatcaaatccaggatagctgatcctctggttgctccctccactttctgtaggaggaagtcatctccaacacaagtctcAGTGCTTGTAGCATTGAAAGACCTTTCATCAGAATGGCTACCTTCAGGTGCATCAAAGGATCTGTACAAGGGAAGAGATTTATCAATGCTTtggaaagtttgttgttgttatgtgccttcaagtgaccctatgtatcagcgacctccgagagcatctgtcgtgaacagatcttgtaagttcaggtttgtggcttccttgatggagtcaatccatctcttatttggccttcgtctttttctacttccttctgtttttcccagcattatggtcttttctagtgaatcagatcttctcattatgtgcccaaagtatgataacctcaatttcatcattttcgcttctagtgatagttctggtttaatttgttctaacacccaattacttttGTTTTTTGGAGTCCATGGttaaataaagtagttatttcttatttttaaagcttaaagtctctgtctgactaatttgtagggaaagtgcaatctttagcaaagattcaaatgcacaaagctcactcagacactcaaatacctaattttgctactctgcaacagaTATTTTGGCTGCAAAGGGGAGGATCGCTCTGCCCTCGGCTGTCCTGCCCTGGGGGAGGGTCCTGGGGGCTTTTTAATAGGGCACCATTGGCAGTTACTTAAAAGCCACTTTGGAATGGTTTATATCCTGAACACCGAGATACAGCCTTGGTCGctgttggaaatggggcaagagcaactcctgttttgttcttttgtctgtgttccagaagggaggtagagtttgggtcctccagatggagaggcttgtttacctttacctgtgttgctctgactgacttccttccggcgACTAGGATGTTACGTCTTTAatgaagcttacctgcccctcctccttctgccttcccacttatttatttaatttattagtcgcccatctggctggttgtccagtcacttgGTGACTTACAGAATAAAAGCatacagaaacattaaaacagtaaaatctcaaccaataataataaagccTAACCCAGCCCactttcttctccgactgtccgagaaaaaggagacacctttgtctctgctctcttccaccttagctagttagttagaactagggatgcctttctatctactatgtatttctataaataaactagcttttattttgtttcttattttactaagtctcaagtctcagtgatcctgatgcaggctaaaagctggcacactcgcatttcaacatctgctgttactctctgctgccgTTGTGCTGCTTTAAGCAAATTAAgcacacagcgcaacaagggttgtggggcccagcaaactaagtgGAGTGCAAGggcccagggcctgcaggaggaaggagacCATCGCCGTCCTGGGAAGGAGAGCCGTTGCTGCTGCCGtctgccagcctgcctgcttgcttgctgctcctGCCGCCGCTCGGCTACCACCGCCaccctccctgttggacttctgcttggAAGGTGTCacatcttgcaggaccaggccccagattttaaattaattggTGGGGGGTGGGTTTTTTGGGTAGTTTTCtggtggttttaagggtgggtggcctgcctgagttgtggaagccagtgtcaggggcatgtgtcaatcagaggggagtgatgggggaggggggaggccaaTATAGGCAGATGCTGGAGGAGTGCTAAGGGCaggccacgtcaggtaagaggaactaaggagagatgcgtaatatctgtccccttttccgggcctgtccagagccgaaagatagctgggggatgcttgactccatactctggccttcgactgctgctgtgcaatgccaggtctgttgcccaaaaaacaaccctcatccatgatacgatattggatgagggcgcagacctggcatgtattatggaaacctgattacaggctgaaacgcgttgggcttctttgaaaaatattctgcaataaaaccagtttgggcttccttgaaaaaaatctcgcaataaaaccagttttctataaaatacttcagcgttctggtctttgacccccttttttctacatatcgaattggatgctcaccactctttatctgctcctctctgtgagaccaaggttgttgactgcatgtgctggaggttgggcccaaagggcagtctagggattctgctgtcatactgtccaccccgctgcacaagactccctggctgaggtgctggaggtggtctcggatgtgcatgcacagtccccaaacttgttggtattgggagacttcaatgtacattcggaggtcatcctcacaggggcgcctcaggacttcatggaagccatggcttcctgggagctgcacctgagtccaacagggcccacccatgtagctggtcatgcactcgaccttgtgtttgtcctgggagaggaggggagtgatctggaaattgggggtacatccatcacccccttgtcatggtcagatcactacttgttcagggtggacttcttggtgtcacaaaccctccgtgggggtggaggacccattaggatggtcctcCCCAGActtctgatggatccagatgggtTCTTGAATGCTCTTGGGGATTCTCTGGGGCATGTGCATGGCCACTCGTTTGGGActctggtggaggggtggaatgctacAATCACTggagcattagaccgggtggctctgaaacgccctctccccctgaatagagctcagacggcaccatgttatactccacggttgcaaactctgaggcagcaggtgagatggctagagtgccggtggcggaaatcttgctctgatgATGATCAGACATGGGTTAGAGCAGCTGCaacagcctaccatgtggcgataagggcagcaagAAAGGATTTTTAGGCTGCCTGTACTgcgtccacagagtgctgtcccaggaggctcttccaagtggtccggagttGCCCCGGAACCAACGGAACATGTTAAgatctcctgtgatgagtttgcaaagcactttacagaTAAAATTGATCATATTCAGAGTGTTATTCCATGcgttgtggacacagtgagcgagccggAGGtggccagtggtgctctggtggtgtgggatcagttccagcttcttccttctgatgaagtggacaaggtgctttcaaccttaaagccaaccacttgcttactcgacccttgaacatcgtggctcattatgagctgcaaggatagactgggcgaggggatcgaGGCAGTGGTAAatatgtccctggaagagggagttatgccatcagccctcaaggaggcagtaataaaaccaattctaaagaagccctccttggatccccaagatctgaacaactttcacccagtctcaaatctgccattcctggcaaggcggttgagcgggtggtggcgaagcagttgcaagtgcatttggaggaagtggattatctggatccatttcaatcaggcttcagccCTGGACATGGGACtcaaatggccttggtcgccttggtagatgatatgaggacagcgctggataggggcgaatgcaccttccttgtcctcctggatctctcaacggctttcaatactgttgaccacgttatccttctggaccacctggacaggttaggcataggggacaCTGTATTGCAGtagttccgttccttcctctttGGTAGGTACCAGACAGTGGAATTGgtggatgaggtttcagacccttggcctctcacttgtggggtgccacagggctccatcctctccccgatgctgttcaacatctatataaagctgctgggggctatcatcaggagatttgggctgcagtgtcaccagtatgcggatgacacacagctctatcagtcattcaaatcttcaccgaggttggctgtagaaaccgtgtcgaagtgcctggagtcggtgagtggctggatgggaaggaataagctgaaactgaactctgacaaaactgaggtactgtttgtgggagacaagggaaggttgggggatgtggacctggtgctcattggggtacaattgcccctgaaagacaaggtccgcagcctgggggtcattcttgactcccagctgtccatggaggctcaggtctcggctgtgagccaggcggtgctgtatcaactccatctgatacggaggctgtgcctctaccttcccaaccatctgccattttaatgtttttaattgtggtaaaccacccagggagcattggctatggggaggtatataaatgcaataaataaataaataaattggccatAACAGCAACCACAACTACATTGGACGTAACGGCAAAGATGTGTCACATACCCAAATACTCACACCATCACCCAAAGTGAACACCAGCCCCAAATGAACAAAATCGGACTCAGCTCCCACCTCCAGAGGATGTCTCAGTAATCTGGAAGGGCTCTTCATGAACCTTTACTTACTCTCAACAAGCACCATCCTGAAAGCCCCTTCCTTCTGGACAAAATAAACATTCTACTTTTCTTTGTTGCAAatttgggtagagacacacttactgttgtgccagttccagtgtgtctacctctcttttctcaaaatgggggcaTATGAtgcttaatttctttttaaattcagcttcagggagatttcacaactgattggtagaccaACCCCTTTCTGTTCCAGGTGCggccaatggaaaagctttgctgcaggctcagacaGAGATGGTGATTGGCTGCTTTGGTGTGGGATGTCCTGAAAGTTCTGAAGGAAGCAGTGGGGAAGGAAGctgtgtccagctgagggcagagtctCTTCAATACGCAGGCAGAAAcatcattctggctgcttttaaaatgaCTCATGGGCCCACAGCCTTAGCCCCATGTTCTTCCTCATAATCCAAATGATAACTAGCCAGATATACTAAAGGCACTTTGCCTTTATAAACCTCTTGGACACTTTCCTTCCAAATCTGTTACAATCCCAGGTTGGCTGCTGGGGGTGGCAGCTTGGAAGGGGTGGGTCTCACCACCTCCCTCTTTATCAGACTCAcaaattttctttccttttttggctacttgttgttatgtgcttccaagtcgactacgacttatggcgaccctatgaatcggcaacctctaagagcatctgtcatgaaccaccctgttcagatcttgtaagttcaggtctgtggcttcctttatggaatcaatccatctcttgtttggccttcctctttttctacttcattctgtttttcccataaCTAGCCAAATATACTAAAGGCACTTTGCCTTTATAAACCTCTTGGGCACTCTTCTTCCGCATCTGTTTCGGTCCCAGGTTGGCTGCTGGGGGTGGTGGCTCGGAAGGGGTGGGTCTTACCACCTCCCTCTCTATCAGACTCAAaatatttcctttctttttttggccACCTATCCTATTTTTTGGCCAAATGCTGCAAGTCTGCAGCTCCCACTTTCTGCATTATTGTGGGGCTGGGTGGAGGGCAGAAATCCACAGCCATCTCCCCAGACACTGTGGATGAGCCAAGTTTCCGGGGACAGACCTGGTCCCCCTTTCTCTGCTGactgtctgttgttatttgtgaaTTGCTCTATAAATATCCAGCTATTTTAGAACAACAACTAACAGCCCTCTGACTGTGGGCTACCCCTGACCCACCTCAATCTAGTGGCAAATTCACAGCCTTGACATGGTTTCTTCTGAGTTGTACCAATAAAGATTTTTACAACCACCCTCTGTTGTCTTGAAACAGTTTTCTTCCCTAAAACTTAATTTAACTATATGCTATGTGAagcttcttttctctctcctgaatctcccaacatccaGCATCTTtccatgtccatgagttctagtgccaTGAGAGGTACTGAAAACTCAGCAGAGTTGGCCCCTGCCTTATTTCTGTGCATGTGTATTGTCATGGTAGGCACCACTACAGGAAAAGCCCTGCCGTGTTTGTCACCAGATGAACTACCACAGACTGTGGCACAACCAGGAGGGCCTCATCCTGAAATCTCCATTTTGTGGGGTTTGGTTATTATTATGACCCTGCAAGCAGCCACTGATATAGACATGTCATCggacagaagaaccacccaccagcagcatctcagtcttgtctggattgagcctcagtttattagccctcatcaagtccattgttgcagccaggcactggttcagcacactgGAAGGGATTTTGGCTGcatcctctgcctgcctgcctgcctccaaaGTAGCTGCAGGGCAGTGGTGCCCGGGAGTGGCCTTGGTGGAGCGGAGGAGCCCCCTTGGAACCTCAGCAAATGAGGAAGCACCCTGGCGATGACCAGCCTGTTGTTGGGTGAAACTCCCTGGGCGGGAGCCTCACCAGGAGATGGAGAGAAATCTGGAGGATGGGGGGATTTAATGGGGAGAGAGATATATATGAGGGGGTGAGCTGCAGGGAAAGGGTGCCCATTGGGTCTGGCCTCTTATCCAAGGGCAGCTCCATCAGGGAAGGGGATTCCACTCTGGGGGGTCTCCCCAGTCACCAGCTCCGTGCATTGGGCAGCAGGAGCTGGGAGGCGGTTCACTTGCTGTTATTTTCCCGGGGGGGGGAGCTCCTCCTTCGGTTCCCAACTTCAAACAAGATGCCTCTTTTGGAGGGCGCAGGGCCCCCCCAGCTGACTGTGATTCTCCTCTGGcaactggaggaggaggggggcagtAAAGCCCAGTGACACAGTGGGGGGATCTGACTccttcttggggagggggctgttcCTGAAGGTGCCCCAGGTCTCGACACGACCCCCACAATGTTCTTTTTCTAAGACACAgcagaggaaggtggaggggtgATGTGTGTTGAGGGTCCCCCGGGGTTGGAGAATTGATAAAGGGTCCTGGGTCGCAGTCTTGTGTGTCTGTGGGGTGGGGATGCTCTTCTCTGGTGTGCAGCAACCCCACAGCTGCCAGAGAGTTGCTCCTTACTTGCTCCAACAGCCCCCCAAGTCACTTAGCATGGAGTGGAACAACCCCCCA is from Rhineura floridana isolate rRhiFlo1 chromosome 3, rRhiFlo1.hap2, whole genome shotgun sequence and encodes:
- the LOC133381915 gene encoding zinc finger protein 239-like encodes the protein MQEQKLRSQDGAKRQEERQTHTGDKHKCQECGKSFWWSSALTVHQRSHTGDKPYQCLECGKSFSRSSTLILHHKTHTGDKPYTCVKCGKSFSQSGNLTLHQRCHTGNKPYQCLECGKSFSRSSAFTSHQTTHTGDKPYQCFECGKSFSRSSNLSSHQRTHTGDKPYTCCECGKTFSGSSNLSKHERTHSGDKPYQCLECGKSFSRSSHLTLHHRTHTRQTLQMLAVGKELQ